From the genome of Mustela lutreola isolate mMusLut2 chromosome 16, mMusLut2.pri, whole genome shotgun sequence, one region includes:
- the SYCN gene encoding syncollin — protein sequence MSPLCPLLLALALALAAVPGGRAACPAPADLKKPDGTRTCARLYDKSDPYYQNCCGGAQLSLEPGADLPFLPSDWTNVASSLVVAPRCEITVWSLRGKAGKTRKFSAGAYPRLEEFRKGIFGDWSNTIASLYCRCY from the exons ATGTCCCCGCTCTGCCCCCTGctgctggccctggccctggccctggcggCCGTCCCTGGCGGCCGAGCTGCCTGCCCGGCCCCCGCGGACCTCAAGAAGCCCGACGGGACACGCACGTGCGCCAGGCTGTACGACAAGAGCGACCCCTACTACCAGAACTGCTGTGGGGGCGCCCAGCTGTCGCTGGAGCCAGGCGCCGACCTGCCCTTCCTGCCCTCTGACTGGACGAACGTCGCCTCCTCGCTGGTGGTGGCCCCGCGCTGCGAGATCACCGTGTGGTCCCTCCGCGGCAAGGCCGGCAAGACGCGCAAGTTCTCGGCGGGCGCCTACCCGCGCCTGGAAGAGTTCCGCAAGGGTATCTTTGGCGACTGGTCCAACACCATCGCGTCGCTCTACTGCAG GTGTTACTGA
- the NCCRP1 gene encoding F-box only protein 50 produces the protein MEEESDRHALGGGMEADEPASPQEPPSPPPPPSPPSPAAPDTPGTPQPEQPTEAYARQLLLEEWRPPGGSLELPPRLTWKLLFLRRPLCRNLLRSPNPEGINIYEPAPPTGPTQQPLETLGNFRGWYIRTEKLQHDRSWTVKQQCVDLLAEGLWEELLDDEQPDITVMDWYEDSRLDTCVYELHVWLLAADRRSVIAQHHVAPRSSGRGPPGRWLQVSHVFRQYGPGVRFVHFLHKTKNRREPGGLRRTRVTDSSVSVQFRE, from the exons ATGGAGGAGGAAAGCGACCGACACGCGCTTGGAGGCGGGATGGAGGCCGACGAGCCCGCCAGCCCCCAGGAGCCGCCgtcgccgcccccgccgccgtcgccgccgtCCCCGGCTGCCCCCGACACCCCGGGGACCCCCCAGCCCGAGCAGCCGACGGAGGCCTACGCCCGGCAGCTGCTGCTGGAGGAGTGGAGGCCCCCAGGCGGGAGCCTGGAGCTACCCCCGCGCCTCACCTGGAAGCTGCTCTTCCTGCGGCGGCCGCTCTGCCGCAACCTGCTGCGTTCGCCCAACCCCGAAG GCATCAACATTTATGAGCCAGCACCCCCTACTGGTcccacccagcagcccctggaGACTCTGG GCAACTTCCGAGGCTGGTACATTAGGACCGAGAAGCTCCAGCATGACCGCAG CTGGACCGTGAAGCAGCAGTGTGTGGACCTTCTGGCTGAGGGCCTGTGGGAGGAGCTCCTTGACGATGAGCAGCCAGACATCACGGTCATGGACTG GTACGAGGACAGCCGGCTAGACACGTGTGTCTACGAGCTGCACGTCTGGTTGCTGGCAGCTGACCGCCGCTCAGTCATCGCGCAACACCACGTGGCCCCCCGATCCTCTGGTCGGGGCCCCCCCGGCCGCTGGCTCCAG GTGTCCCACGTCTTCCGCCAGTACGGCCCTGGCGTGCGCTTCGTTCACTTCCTGCACAAGACCAAGAACCGGAGGGAGCCTGGCGGGCTGCGGCGGACAAGGGTGACGGACTCCTCCGTGTCTGTGCAATTCAGGGAGTGA